A section of the Pseudophryne corroboree isolate aPseCor3 chromosome 11, aPseCor3.hap2, whole genome shotgun sequence genome encodes:
- the LOC134970199 gene encoding uncharacterized protein LOC134970199, which produces MGCIPCNRCWIFFWRKMRPREEPLLLENEEIPLPSLMQAHPVPAERETPSLPPASQAQQVPPPPRERKAPARDGIAPPPPRERKAPPPPRERKAPPPPRDRKAPPPPRERKAPARERMAPPPPRERKAPPPPRERKAPPPPRKRQVPPP; this is translated from the exons ATGGGCTGCATCCCATGTAACAGGTGCTGGATATTCTTCTGGCGTAAg ATGAGGCCGAGGGAGGAGCCCTTGCTATTGGAGAATGAGGAGATTCCGTTACCCTCGTTGATGCAGGCACACCCAGtacctgcggagagggagacgccaTCATTACCCCCAGCATCCCAGGCACAGCAGGTACCACCGCCACCCCGGGAGAGGAAGGCACCAGCCCGGGACGGGATAGCACCACCGCCACCCCGGGAGAGAAAGGCCCCACCTCCACCCCGGGAGAGGAAGGCACCACCGCCACCCCGGGACAGGAAGGCACCACCGCCACCCCGGGAGAGAAAGGCACCAGCCCGGGAGAGAATGGCACCACCGCCACCCCGGGAGAGGAAGGCACCACCGCCACCCCGGGAGAGGAAGGCACCACCGCCACCCCGGAAGAGGCAGGTGCCCCCACCATAA